The Cupriavidus necator N-1 DNA window AACGGTGAGGAGCGCCCATGAATGCACCCGCGGAGCTGCCGCAGCAGGCATCCCCTGCTCTCGAGCACACAGACATTGCCATCATCGGCAGTGGCTTTGCCGGCCTCGGCATGGCGATACGGCTGCGCGAGCGCGGCGAGCGCAACTTCCTGATCTTCGAGAAAGCCGGCTCCGTCGGCGGCACCTGGCGCGACAACCATTACCCGGGCTGCGCCTGCGATGTGCAGTCGCACCTGTATTCCTTTTCCTTCGCGCCGAACCCGGACTGGTCGCGCATGTTTTCGACCCAGCCGGAGATCCGCGCCTACCTGGAAGGCTGCACCGACCGCTTCGGCCTGCGCCCGCACCTGCGGCTGCACCATGAACTGTGCCACGCCGCCTGGGACGAGGCCGCGCAGGTGTGGCGCCTGGAGATGGCCGACGGCAAGGTGGTCCGGGCGCGCGTGCTGGTCTCCGGCATGGGCGGGCTGAGCCGGCCTTCCTACCCCAATATCCCCGGTCTGGACTCGTTCGAGGGCGAGTGCTTCCACTCGCAGCACTGGAACCACGCCTATGCGCTCGCCGGCAAGCGCGTGGCCGTAATCGGCACCGGCGCCAGCGCGATCCAGTTCGTGCCGCAGATCGCGCCGCAGGTGGCGCAACTGGACCTGTACCAGCGCACCCCGCCGTGGATCATGCCCAAGCCGGACCGCGAGGTCAGCGCGACCGAGCGCTGGCTGTTCCGCCGCTTGCCGTTCACGCAGACGCTGGTGCGCACCGGCATCTACTGGATGCTGGAATCGCGCGTGCTGGGCTTTGTGCTGCATCCGAAGATCATGAAGGTGGTGGAGCGCGTCGCACGCGGCCATCTGGCCAGGCAGGTGCGCGACCCCGCCTTGCGCGCAACGCTGACGCCGGACTACACCATCGGCTGCAAGCGCGTGCTGATCTCCAACGATTACTACCCGGCACTGACGCGCGACAACGTGGACGTTGTCACCACCGGCATCGCCCGTGTGGAGCGCGACGCGGTGGTGCTGCGCGACGGCACGCGCCGGCCCGCGGACTGCATCATCCTGGGCACCGGCTTCCATGCCACCGACCCGATGCCGCGCGGCGTGATCTCCGGCCTTGACGGCGTGGACCTGGTCGATGCCTGGCGCGACGGCGCGCAGGCCTACCTGGGCACCACCGTGGCGGGCTTCCCCAACCTGTTCTTCGTGGTCGGCCCCAATACCGGCCTGGGCCACAGCTCGATGGTGTTCATGATCGAGTCGCAGGTGGCCTACATCGCGGACGCCCTGCAGCAGATGCGCCGCGAAGGCGTGCAGGCGGTGGACGTGCGCGAGCCGGTGCAGCGCCGCTTCAACGAACGGCTGCAGACGCGGCTGGGCCATGCGATCTGGTCCGCCGGCGGCTGCGCCAGCTGGTACATCGACCCGCGCAGCGGCCGCAACACCACGCTGTGGCCGGGCTTCACCTGGCAGTTCCGCCGCGCCACGGCCAGCTTTCGCATGACCGACTACGACCTGTACCCGGTGCGGCGCGCATTGCCGGACGAGACCGCAATGCAGCCCGGGTCGGCCGATATCGCCACGGTCGCCGGTGCCTGACGTACACGCATTCCCCCTGACTCACACCCAAAAGAACGACATCACCGGAAGGAGACCGGACATGAAGGACTTCCGCAACAAGGTTGCCGCCGTCACCGGCGCCGGCTCGGGCATCGGCCGCGCGCTGGCGGTGGCGCTGGCACGGCAGGGCTGCCACCTGGCGCTGTCAGACCGTAACGAGGCCGGGCTGGCGCAGACCGTGGCCCAGGCCATGGCCGCCGCACCGCAGGCCCGCATCACGCAGCACACCGTGGATGTGGCCGACCGCGCCGCGGTCTACGCGTGGGCCGCCGCGGCCGCCGAGGCGCATGGCCGCGTCAACCTGATCTTCAACAACGCCGGCGTGGCGCTGTCCAGCACCGTCGAGGGCATGAGCTACGACGACCTGGAATGGATCATGGGCATCAACTTCTGGGGCGTGGTGTACGGCACCAAGGCCTTCCTGCCGTACCTGAAGGCCAGCGGCGACGGCCACGTGGTCAA harbors:
- a CDS encoding flavin-containing monooxygenase; this encodes MNAPAELPQQASPALEHTDIAIIGSGFAGLGMAIRLRERGERNFLIFEKAGSVGGTWRDNHYPGCACDVQSHLYSFSFAPNPDWSRMFSTQPEIRAYLEGCTDRFGLRPHLRLHHELCHAAWDEAAQVWRLEMADGKVVRARVLVSGMGGLSRPSYPNIPGLDSFEGECFHSQHWNHAYALAGKRVAVIGTGASAIQFVPQIAPQVAQLDLYQRTPPWIMPKPDREVSATERWLFRRLPFTQTLVRTGIYWMLESRVLGFVLHPKIMKVVERVARGHLARQVRDPALRATLTPDYTIGCKRVLISNDYYPALTRDNVDVVTTGIARVERDAVVLRDGTRRPADCIILGTGFHATDPMPRGVISGLDGVDLVDAWRDGAQAYLGTTVAGFPNLFFVVGPNTGLGHSSMVFMIESQVAYIADALQQMRREGVQAVDVREPVQRRFNERLQTRLGHAIWSAGGCASWYIDPRSGRNTTLWPGFTWQFRRATASFRMTDYDLYPVRRALPDETAMQPGSADIATVAGA